The DNA region ATGGGCATCTTTTTTTCTGTTCCATCTGAGAAATCCCTGCCCATCCACTGTCTCATCGGCCCAGCCAGCCAATTCATTaacttgatctccactgtaaaaaaaaaaagtatgtcGACGTTATTTCCTCTCGCTTCTAGCCTATCATTTGGTTTGCAACAACAGGGATTTGTATAAACGTTGCTGCCAGTCTctcgacatttgcaacattgtatcaataTTGAAATTCGATCTCCACTGTCTTATTGAGAATGAACGTGTCAGGACGAGACAGTTATCTTTTCGCAGGCAGTCAGTCATGAATctgcataatatatatatatactgctcaaacaaataaagggaacacttaaacaacacaatgtaactccaagtcaatcacacttctgtgaaatcaaactgtccacttaggaagcatcactgattgacaataaatttcacatgctgttgtgcaaatggaatagacaacaggtggaaattataggcaattagcaagaaacccccaataaaggagtggttctgcaggtggtgactacagaccacttctcagttcctatgcttcctggctgatgttttggtcacttttgaatgctggtggtgctttcactctagtggtagcatgagacggagtctacaacccacacaagtggctcaggtagtgcagctcatccaggatggcacatcaatgcgagctgtggcaagaaggtttgctgtgtctgtcagcgtagtgtccagagcatggaggcgctaccaggagacaggccagtacatcaggagacgtggaggaggccgtaggagggcaacaacccagcagtaggaccgctacctccgcctttgtgcaaggaggagcaggaggagcactgcaaaatgacctccagcaggccacaaatgtgcatgtgtctgctcaaacggtcagaaacagactccatgagggtggtatgagggcccgacgtccacaggtgggggttgtgcttacagcccaacactgtgcaggacgtttggcatttgccagagaacaccaagattggcaaattcgccactggcgccctgtgctcttcacagatgaaagcaggttcacactgagcacatgtgacagacgtgacagagtctggagacgctgttGAGAACGTTCTGCtccctgcaacatcctccagcatgacaggtttggcggtgggtcagtcatggtgtggggtggcatttctttggggggtcgcacagccctccatgtgctcgccagagttagcctgactgccattaggaaccgagatgagatcctcagaccccttgtgagaccatatgctggtgcggttggccctgggttcctcctaatgcaagacaatgctagacctcatgtggctggagtgtgtcagcagttactgcaagaggaaggcattgatgctatggactggcccgcccgttccccagacctgaatccaattgagcacatctgggacatcatgtctcgctccatccaccaacgccacgttgcaccacagactgtccagaagttggcggatgctttagtccaggtctgggaggagatccctcaggagaccatccgccacctcatcaggagcatgcccaggtgttgtagggaggtcatacaggcacgtggaggccacacacactactgagcctcattttgacttgttttaaggacattacatcaaagttggatcagcctgtagtgtgattttccactttaattttgagtgtgactccaaatccagacctccatgggttgataaatttgattgttgtcagcacattcaactatataaagaaaaaagtatttaataagaatatttcattcattcagatctaggatgtgttattttagtgtgtgtgtttatttttttgagcagtgtgtgtgtgtatatatatatatatatatatatatacccacacACGTCACTAGAAAAGCCGGTCCAGCTAAATGAAAGGCAGCTACTTTGCTATTATAGCATAGTCTGACGTGACTGTGTTAGTTGTAGTTGGCTAGGTAGCAAGCGAGGGATAATAGCTTTGCCAGCCagcatggcaatggaacatttagattggaaaatatatatatatattttccagaCTCGTAACCCATTGTAGAAAAGCAATTGTACACTTGAGGTTgtgtaaaaatgttttttttagcaTGATTGTGCTAATCTGCGGTACTCTGCTCCGCCTCGTACCTATGGCCGCAGCACAGCCGTGCTAAAAGAGTAATTTAGCACGCCCTCGTGTACATTTTCTTCATAGAAAACCACTGTCGGTTTAGATTCACATTGAAGTATTGGATGCTGATTTGCCCACCACTTTCTTTCAGATGAGGACCTGGAAATTGAGCTGGTGGAGGAGGAGCCTCCGTTCCTGAGAGGACACACTAAACAGAGTATGGACATGAGCCCTGTCAAGATTGTTAAGGTATGTTTCCATGTCCTCTTGATCAACCTACTTTCAAGGcaattttgtttgagtgttttcaTTCTGTTTAGTAGTGTGAACAATTGCAGCTCACTTTGTTTCCCTCTGTCAGAATCCAGACGGCTCGCTGTCCCAGGCTGCCATGATGCAGAGTGCTTTGgctaaggagaggagggaggtgaagcAGTGTCAGCGAGAGGCTGAGATGGACTCTATCCCCATGGGCCTGAACAAACACTGGGTAGACCCTCTGCCTGATGGTAAGTCTGTATGGAAGCACACAGTAATCCTCAACACAGTCTCAACACTTCCTCCAGTGTAGCAGCAGCGGCACTCAGGGTTTGCAGGGCTGGAGATggttatctgtttttttttagcATCCTAACAGGCCGGATAGAGTGGCCTGCTGTAGTTTGCCATGTCCTCCATGGCCCAGGGTTACAGGGGAGGCTTTGTGGGTGTAAAGGTTCCTCCCAGGGTCCTAGACTGGGTCTGGATCACCAGTCATCTGAAGGGGTGGAGGTTAAATATCACACCAGTTCATCTCAATTAAAGACGCTTCCCTCTTACACAGTTGATGGAAGGCAGATTGCAGCCAACATGAGAGGAATTGGCATGATGCCAACTGACATCCCGGAGTGGAAGAAACATGCCTTTGGGGGCAACAAGGCCTCTTACGGCAAGAAGACGGCAATGTCCatcctggagcagagagagagcctgCCCATCTACAAGCTCAAAGAGCAGCTCATACAGGTTTGTGCAAAAGTTAGCAAATTATATATCGCTAGTTATTTCTATTTCAACAGCTGTTTTTGACCATTTATGGCATAACATTTTGCTCACATCTCTGCTTCTCTATTACAGGCTGTCCACGATAACCAGATCTTGATTGTTATTGGAGAGACTGGTTCTGGGAAAACTACCCAGATCACCCAGTACCTGGCCGAGGCGGGCTACACCACTCGGGGGAAGATCGGCTGCACTCAGCCCCGTCGTGTGGCAGCCATGTCTGTGGCCAAGAGAGTCTCTGAAGAGTACGGTTGCTGTCTGGGCCAGGAGGTGAGTGATCTCCTGGCCCACGTGACCATGAGACGATGACGAATACATCTGATCGCAGAACAATCTCAAACGTCTGGCCCTAGTTATTTCTAACTTGTGTCTCCGTTCTTCTACACCAGGTGGGCTACACCATCCGTTTTGAGGACTGCACCAGCCCTGAGACGGTGATCAAGTACATGACAGACGGTATGTTGCTGAGAGAGTGTTTGATAGATCCGGACCTTGGCCAGTACGCCATCATCATGTTGGATGAGGCCCACGAGAGGACCATCCATACCGATGTACTCTTCGGTCTGCTCAAGAAGGTATACCAGGGTCTTGTTTCCCCTTGACTTCAGGGTCTAAACATCGCTAATATTTTAAAGGAAAGTTTTGTATTAAGCTAACTCTCCCCCTTTTCAGACAGTGCAGAAACGCACAGACATGAAGCTGATTGTCACTTCAGCCACGCTAGATGCCGTCAAGTTCTCCCAGTACTTCTACGAAGCGCCCATCTTTACCATCCCAGGACGTACCTATCCAGTGGAGGTGCTCTACTGCAAAGAGCCTGAGACGGACTACCTGGACGCCAGTCTCATCACAGTCATGCAGATCCACCTGACCGAGCCTCCAGGTACGGTTTTAACAAAGGTTAAACCCAGTCTATAGTCTAACTGTAATTCATAGTCATTGACCTAAATCACTGCATGAATGCAAATCCATTGCTATAAAATGTCAGTTTGAAATTCACCCTTGATTGTGAAGAGTTATCAACCTTCTTTATGTCCTCTCTCGCTCCTTGTTTGCAGGTGATGTCCTGGTGTTTCTGACGGGTCAGGAGGAGATTGACACCGCTTGTGAGATCTTGTATGAACGGATGAAGTCTCTGGGACCTGAAGTGCCCGAACTCATCATTCTACCTGTCTACTCTGCGCTGCCAAGCGAGATGCAGACCCGTATCTTTGACCCTGCTCCCCCCGGCAGCAGAAAGGTTGTCATTGCCACTAACATTGCTGAGACGTCTCTGACCATTGACGGTATCTACTACGTTGTGGACCCAGGATTTGTGAAGCAAAAGGTGTACAACTCCAAGACTGGTATTGACCAGCTGGTGGTGACTCCCATTTCACAGGTAGACTGGTTAATCACTCAGTTCATATTTATTTTCTAAACCTACCAAGAttgtaacccctctctctctcaagcaaTTACGATTTGGTATGCTAAGGGCTTCAATGTAACTTCTGTTAGGCCCAAGCCAAGCAGCGGGCTGGTAGAGCTGGAAGAACTGGCCCAGGGAAGACCTACAGGCTGTACACCGAGAGAGCATACAGAGACGAGATGCTCACCACCAACGTGCCTGAGATCCAGAGAACTAACTTGGCCAGCACTGTGCTGTCACTCAAGGTATGCATACAGTCACAAAAGGGGATAAACCTTGTCTCACTGTACATTCTTCTGTGATCTATACTTGTCTGCTGAGACCTACTCCTCCCGTATCATCCCCTGATGTCCCTTTCTCCATATTCCTTCAGGCCATGGGCATCAATGACCTGCTATCGTTTGATTTCATGGACGCTCCACCCATGGAGACTCTGATCACTGCCATGGAGCAGCTCTACACTCTGGGGTCTCTGGACGATGAAGGGTTGCTCACTCGTCTCGGACGCAGGGTAAGAGTTTACACCAAAAAAAGGAGACTGTTGTTAAGAAAGGCAAAAGTGAGGATGAATTACCAATGAAttatttccatctctctgtcagaTGGCGGAGTTCCCTCTGGAGCCCATGCTGTGTAAGATGCTGATCATGTCCGTCCACCTGGGCTGCAGTGAGGAGATGCTCACCATCGTCTCCATGCTGTCTGTGCAGAACGTCTTCTACAGGCCCAAGGTACGGCAAATCACAAGACTCATAAACACTGAAATAAGGTCATATCACTCCTCTGGGTATCCTGAttagatctttttttttttttttttctttgcaGCACAGTTGAATGTTGTTGAGGTTTAACATTATGGTTGGACACCTCAATGAGGCAATTATATGGTGTGCCATTGTTGATCATTTGATGACTAACAGTTCTTTTATTCTCTGTGTATCAGGACAAGCAGGCCCTGGCTGACCAGAAGAAGGCCAAGTTCCACCAGGCCGAGGGAGACCACCTTACTCTGCTGGCTGTCTATAACTCCTGGAAGAACAACAAGTTCTCCAACCCCTGGTGCTACGAGAACTTCATCCAGGCCCGTTCCTTGCGCAGAGCCCAGGATATCCGCAAACAGATGCTGGGTATCATGGACAGGTAGGTTCCACTGTCCATTTGATGATCAAGGTAATTGTATGTCTGGTAAAGAAACGTCACTTACTAGAAATCTTCTCACACAAATCCAAAAACGTTTACCTCTTTTCAGACATAAACTGGATGTGGTGACTTGTGGAAAGGCCACGGTGCGTGTGCAGAAGGCCATCTGCAGTGGTTTCTTCCGGAACGCAGCCAAAAAGGATCCCCAGGAGGGCTACCGTACGCTCATTGACCAGCAGGTGGTGTACATCCACCCCTCCAGTGCCCTGTTCAACCGCCAGCCTGAGTGGTGAGTCGACCCTCATTTCTGATTACCACTGGGACTAGTGGATTAGTCACTAGTTTACATTGAATGTCAACTGTTACTGAGCCATCCTGGACATTATTTTCCTCTTGCCTGATACTCTTATTCCTCTCTCCACAGGGTGGTGTACCATGAGTTGGTGCTGACCACTAAGGAGTACATGAGGGAGGTGACCACCATTGACCCACGCTGGCTGGTAGAGTTCTCGCCGGCCTTTTTCAAAGTGTCTGATCCCACGCGTCTCAGCAAACAGAAGAAGCAGCAGCGCCTCGAGCCCCTCTACAACCGTTACGAGGAGCCCAACGCTTGGAGAATCTCCCGCGCCTTTCGGCGGCGCTAGAATGTGCATCTTGTATTGcaacacagaaagagagggacacaTTCCTATATCAGCTGGTTGAGAAATACCATGGAGAGACATTGTCTGCCAACAGGCCTTTTTAGCTGTAACATGCGATTTGATAAAGCTGGGTCATTATCTACTTGTTTTGGACATGTGTAAAGTATGTGTTATATGTGCTCAGCTTTTCTATTAACTACAATTCTATAATTTTGAGCTGAATTCTGGTAGGCTGAATTCTTTCTCTTGACCTGTATAGCAGTCAACTATTAAAATGAGGTCATTGCTCTCCTGTCCTTACAGGCTTACCTGGGTAACATGAATAAAAATGTCTCATCCCCCTGAGGAGAATCAATCTTATATTTGAGTATCATGGACAACGAAACATGTTTGTTTTACTTGAATGTCACATCTGAcctgtgtgtaaacttctgaaaaATGATAAATTGAATAGGAAGGGGACTGGGCAGTAATTTGACAAGGCAGTGAACGTCTTTGTTTAAAAAGCACAGTGCTCTGAGACAGTTTGTCTTTTATAGTAGGCTATATTTTTATACAATGAAGGGAGATACCAGGATGGAACTTAATACTTGGGCATTGTCTTTGGTTTAGCTTTGTGTGATTGCTTTACTGTGCTAGTGTAATCCTAACATTTTCTGCACTCATTAAATGCATGTTCTCATACTTTTTGTTTCTAATGTTTCATTTAGAAATGTTTTGACATCCACACTGGAGACCACATTGTCAGTTTtgtggctcctgagtggcgcagcggtctaaggcactgctcagtgccagaggtgtcactacagaccctggttcgactccaggctgtatcacaagccGTGATTtgcagtcccatagggcggtgcacaattggcccagcgtcgtccgggttaggtggtcattgtaaacaagaatttgtttttaaactgacttgcctggttaaataaaggttaaaaaaatgaaCTTGGAGTTTAGGTTGTCATATTGGCAATGAGTTTACCCCCACCTGGTGACCAATAAAATAATTACCCGGAAGTGTGGTCTAAGTTCAAAGTTCGTAACGTGCGTGTTACCAATGCCTGCGTTTtctcaaaaaaacaaaacaaaacactgGACACAATGGCAGACTTTGGAGTTGAGGAGCTTAAGCGGCTTGAATACCTGTCTTTGGTGTCCAAAGTGTGTACAGAACTTGACAACCATCTTGGTATATGCGAGAAAGATCTTGGCAAGTTGAATCGTCAAACACTACTTCTGTCACCCCACATTTGGAATAATCTTACTAGCTTGCTGCTAAGCTAGCTATCTTAGCTACCTTTggttttagctagctaacgttaatttgaCTCCCGAATTCCGATTGTAAAACGTATTTTTATTTAGTCATAACGTTATCCAATGTAACGGAGATGTTTACTTTGCCTTGAAAGTGTGGTGGGTGGTCTGGACCCCATACCATGTTTAAGCATGTGCCATTTCCCTGAGTTCTATAAAAGCTAGCTAGTTCATGTTTCATGTGAGCATTCTTGGCAAAACAAGAAAAAATCATTTGCTGCTGATCAGTTATTTATGATATTGGCATAGTTACCCTAAGCGAATACAGTAGCCTACCATTTGTTTCTCTCTTCTGAAGTGTATTATTCTTGCTGTCTCTTTTAGCTGAGTTTGTCATCTGCCTTGCTGAAAAGCAACCAACATTTGATGGCTTCAAATCACTTCTGCTGAAAAATGGAGCAGACTTCACAGTAAGTGTTTATAGTGTGATGTAGCTGTTTGATATGTTTCAAATTAGCCCGGGCCATTCAATACTCTTTCTTTCTGGTTTTGAATCCACTTTCACTCTTTCATAGGATTCTCTCATCAGCAATTTGCTCAGACTTATTCAAACTATGCGGCCGTCAAAAGCATCTACGAGCAAAGGTTAGTTGATCATATGCTGTGTATAACTCTGGTTAGTGTCGAATGCAGCTGATGTCTTACATTCAAGTATGATTTATACAATGCTGGTATACAATTTGATATACTGTGTCTGATTATTTGAAAATGTCATACTGAATCTCTTTAATCTTATGGTGGTAGCCTCTGAGCCTGTGGTCAAACAGAAGAGTGAGAAGGACAAACTGAAGGAGATGTTTCCTGGATTGTGCAGGCCGGACAATCCAGCTCCCGTAAGTCTCTCAGAAATTAGTACATACATAGTGGCTAAACAAGTACGGTTAAACAAGGCGCTGCTATTACGTCCCACTCCCCACACATA from Oncorhynchus nerka isolate Pitt River linkage group LG16, Oner_Uvic_2.0, whole genome shotgun sequence includes:
- the LOC115143884 gene encoding ATP-dependent RNA helicase DHX8 isoform X1, translated to MANIGDNELEQLEYLSLVSKVCTELDNHLGISDKDLAEFVISLAEKQPTFDGFKSLLLKNGAEFTDSLVGNLLRLIQTMRPPSKTSTNKAFEPVVKQKSEKDKLKELFPALCRPDDPAPKAILDEDDVKIADAAMKELEMFMPSVSRSDSKSKSRSDKKRRHSRSRSRDRDRRRRHRSRSRSRSRSRDRDRQRDRERDRDRGKKRASRWSERSRTPSPHRDRDRDAKEGSDRWKDKHVDRPPPEEPTVGDIFNGKITSIMQFGCFVQLEGLRKRWEGLVHISELRREGRVANVADVVQKGQRVKIKVLSFTGSKTSLSMKDVDQETGEDLNPNRRRNQGPDGEEEKIMRNPDRPTNLNLGHAPELEDDTLERKRLTKISDPEKWEIKQMIAANVLSKEEFPDFDEETGILPKVDDEEDEDLEIELVEEEPPFLRGHTKQSMDMSPVKIVKNPDGSLSQAAMMQSALAKERREVKQCQREAEMDSIPMGLNKHWVDPLPDVDGRQIAANMRGIGMMPTDIPEWKKHAFGGNKASYGKKTAMSILEQRESLPIYKLKEQLIQAVHDNQILIVIGETGSGKTTQITQYLAEAGYTTRGKIGCTQPRRVAAMSVAKRVSEEYGCCLGQEVGYTIRFEDCTSPETVIKYMTDGMLLRECLIDPDLGQYAIIMLDEAHERTIHTDVLFGLLKKTVQKRTDMKLIVTSATLDAVKFSQYFYEAPIFTIPGRTYPVEVLYCKEPETDYLDASLITVMQIHLTEPPGDVLVFLTGQEEIDTACEILYERMKSLGPEVPELIILPVYSALPSEMQTRIFDPAPPGSRKVVIATNIAETSLTIDGIYYVVDPGFVKQKVYNSKTGIDQLVVTPISQAQAKQRAGRAGRTGPGKTYRLYTERAYRDEMLTTNVPEIQRTNLASTVLSLKAMGINDLLSFDFMDAPPMETLITAMEQLYTLGSLDDEGLLTRLGRRMAEFPLEPMLCKMLIMSVHLGCSEEMLTIVSMLSVQNVFYRPKDKQALADQKKAKFHQAEGDHLTLLAVYNSWKNNKFSNPWCYENFIQARSLRRAQDIRKQMLGIMDRHKLDVVTCGKATVRVQKAICSGFFRNAAKKDPQEGYRTLIDQQVVYIHPSSALFNRQPEWVVYHELVLTTKEYMREVTTIDPRWLVEFSPAFFKVSDPTRLSKQKKQQRLEPLYNRYEEPNAWRISRAFRRR
- the LOC115143884 gene encoding ATP-dependent RNA helicase DHX8 isoform X2, with the translated sequence MRPPSKTSTNKAFEPVVKQKSEKDKLKELFPALCRPDDPAPKAILDEDDVKIADAAMKELEMFMPSVSRSDSKSKSRSDKKRRHSRSRSRDRDRRRRHRSRSRSRSRSRDRDRQRDRERDRDRGKKRASRWSERSRTPSPHRDRDRDAKEGSDRWKDKHVDRPPPEEPTVGDIFNGKITSIMQFGCFVQLEGLRKRWEGLVHISELRREGRVANVADVVQKGQRVKIKVLSFTGSKTSLSMKDVDQETGEDLNPNRRRNQGPDGEEEKIMRNPDRPTNLNLGHAPELEDDTLERKRLTKISDPEKWEIKQMIAANVLSKEEFPDFDEETGILPKVDDEEDEDLEIELVEEEPPFLRGHTKQSMDMSPVKIVKNPDGSLSQAAMMQSALAKERREVKQCQREAEMDSIPMGLNKHWVDPLPDVDGRQIAANMRGIGMMPTDIPEWKKHAFGGNKASYGKKTAMSILEQRESLPIYKLKEQLIQAVHDNQILIVIGETGSGKTTQITQYLAEAGYTTRGKIGCTQPRRVAAMSVAKRVSEEYGCCLGQEVGYTIRFEDCTSPETVIKYMTDGMLLRECLIDPDLGQYAIIMLDEAHERTIHTDVLFGLLKKTVQKRTDMKLIVTSATLDAVKFSQYFYEAPIFTIPGRTYPVEVLYCKEPETDYLDASLITVMQIHLTEPPGDVLVFLTGQEEIDTACEILYERMKSLGPEVPELIILPVYSALPSEMQTRIFDPAPPGSRKVVIATNIAETSLTIDGIYYVVDPGFVKQKVYNSKTGIDQLVVTPISQAQAKQRAGRAGRTGPGKTYRLYTERAYRDEMLTTNVPEIQRTNLASTVLSLKAMGINDLLSFDFMDAPPMETLITAMEQLYTLGSLDDEGLLTRLGRRMAEFPLEPMLCKMLIMSVHLGCSEEMLTIVSMLSVQNVFYRPKDKQALADQKKAKFHQAEGDHLTLLAVYNSWKNNKFSNPWCYENFIQARSLRRAQDIRKQMLGIMDRHKLDVVTCGKATVRVQKAICSGFFRNAAKKDPQEGYRTLIDQQVVYIHPSSALFNRQPEWVVYHELVLTTKEYMREVTTIDPRWLVEFSPAFFKVSDPTRLSKQKKQQRLEPLYNRYEEPNAWRISRAFRRR